A genome region from Frankineae bacterium MT45 includes the following:
- a CDS encoding limonene-1,2-epoxide hydrolase has translation MDTDEAKLATAIEMVEAWNKLDWDRVIDLFAEDGLLHSMMEDEPTVGRPALRRRIQALCDGATEVRIELRNAGVINGAVFLERVDNFVINDRAGSMPVVGVLEIEDGLVQAWREYYDRATLLRGMGLERDFVHDL, from the coding sequence ATGGACACCGACGAAGCGAAACTGGCCACCGCCATCGAGATGGTCGAGGCCTGGAACAAGCTGGACTGGGACCGGGTCATCGACCTCTTCGCCGAAGACGGCCTGCTGCACAGCATGATGGAGGACGAGCCGACGGTGGGGCGCCCGGCGCTGCGGCGTCGCATCCAGGCCCTCTGCGACGGTGCGACCGAGGTGCGCATCGAGCTTCGCAACGCCGGCGTCATCAACGGCGCGGTCTTCCTGGAGCGGGTGGACAACTTCGTGATCAACGACCGGGCGGGCTCCATGCCCGTCGTCGGCGTGCTCGAGATCGAAGACGGCCTGGTGCAGGCGTGGCGCGAGTACTACGACCGGGCCACCCTGCTCAGGGGCATGGGTCTCGAGCGCGACTTCGTTCACGATCTGTAG